A single genomic interval of Syntrophobotulus glycolicus DSM 8271 harbors:
- a CDS encoding peptidylprolyl isomerase, which yields MKKKFGLGLGLTILLGLGLILGGCSNVDYVAKVNDELIAKKDFDNKLNDIKTYVQSQGVDFTTEEGKAYLQNIQGQLLSMSIQDAIIRQEVKKNNWDTNIPQITEKVNQISQKNGGDLATYLKQQGLTEEDLKNTFAFAYYTGKDATVSEEETRQYFEDHFDQYGGQMEQVKARHILVGTEDEAKDIIRQIQAGADFAALAKEKSTDGSKDNGGEIDYFTRGKMVEEFEKAAFDMKIGELTTTPVKTKYGYHVIQVLDHKQTVKPDYEKVKEKVQADALENAQNQKAESYYMKLAQEAKIEYAKGYEPTTE from the coding sequence ATGAAAAAAAAGTTTGGATTGGGATTGGGTTTGACCATCTTGTTGGGGTTAGGGCTTATACTCGGAGGATGTTCCAATGTTGATTATGTTGCAAAGGTCAATGATGAGCTTATTGCCAAAAAAGATTTTGACAATAAGCTGAATGATATCAAAACCTATGTGCAAAGTCAGGGAGTAGACTTTACAACGGAAGAGGGCAAAGCCTATCTTCAGAATATACAGGGGCAATTGTTAAGCATGTCCATTCAGGATGCGATCATCAGACAGGAAGTCAAAAAGAATAATTGGGACACAAATATCCCCCAAATTACGGAAAAAGTCAATCAAATCAGCCAGAAAAACGGCGGAGATCTGGCGACATATCTTAAACAGCAGGGTTTGACGGAAGAAGATTTGAAAAATACTTTTGCTTTTGCTTACTATACCGGTAAGGATGCAACAGTTTCTGAGGAGGAAACCCGGCAGTATTTCGAAGATCATTTTGATCAATACGGGGGCCAGATGGAACAGGTTAAGGCCCGCCATATTCTGGTCGGCACTGAGGATGAAGCCAAGGATATCATCAGGCAAATTCAGGCCGGAGCAGATTTCGCCGCTCTGGCCAAGGAAAAATCTACTGATGGGTCCAAAGATAATGGAGGGGAGATAGATTATTTCACCAGAGGGAAAATGGTGGAGGAATTTGAGAAGGCTGCTTTCGACATGAAGATCGGTGAGCTTACAACGACCCCGGTTAAAACGAAATACGGCTATCATGTTATTCAAGTATTGGATCATAAACAGACGGTCAAACCTGATTACGAAAAGGTGAAAGAAAAGGTTCAAGCGGACGCCCTGGAAAATGCCCAGAATCAAAAGGCTGAAAGCTATTACATGAAACTGGCTCAGGAGGCCAAGATCGAATACGCTAAGGGCTATGAACCGACCACAGAATGA
- the spoVT gene encoding stage V sporulation protein T: MKATGIVRRIDDLGRVVIPKEIRRTLRIREGDPLEIFVDREGEVILKKYSPIGELGDFAKEYADSLYEATGHIACIADRDVIIAVAGASKKEYLNKALGPVAEQAMEERKTIVSQGESSILKEADTDDRNKVSTQVIAPIIAEGDPIGVVILMSKDPAGKMAELELKLVETAAGFLAKQMEQ; the protein is encoded by the coding sequence TTGAAAGCAACCGGAATAGTCCGAAGGATTGATGATCTCGGCCGCGTTGTAATTCCTAAGGAGATTCGACGCACTTTACGCATCAGGGAAGGCGATCCTCTGGAGATTTTTGTTGATAGGGAAGGGGAAGTCATTCTAAAAAAATACTCACCGATTGGAGAGCTTGGCGATTTCGCAAAAGAATATGCCGATTCTTTATATGAAGCAACCGGGCATATCGCCTGTATTGCTGATAGGGATGTCATTATTGCTGTTGCAGGAGCCTCCAAGAAGGAGTATTTGAATAAAGCCCTTGGTCCAGTCGCTGAGCAGGCCATGGAAGAAAGAAAAACAATTGTTTCCCAGGGAGAAAGCTCTATTCTGAAAGAAGCGGACACAGATGACAGAAACAAAGTATCCACACAGGTTATTGCCCCGATCATAGCCGAAGGGGATCCCATAGGGGTTGTGATCCTGATGTCCAAAGATCCGGCAGGCAAAATGGCCGAACTTGAGCTTAAGCTGGTCGAAACGGCTGCCGGCTTTCTTGCAAAGCAAATGGAGCAATAG
- the mazG gene encoding nucleoside triphosphate pyrophosphohydrolase, translating to MKPLFRILGLTEPTMEKISLEKYRLLKDSARIWVLPPYGKWPEEMKREGLNVSLITPEDLIELLGTGTKRQFPDQDILLVIPGYVLPEGALVKKIKALGQDDYELSLEPVPPSNELDRLVGIMAELRSRQGCPWDKEQTHESLKKYLIEETYEVIEAIEIGDLHNFCEELGDLLLQIIFHAQIATENGGFDISKIIEGIAEKLIRRHPHVFGNEAAATSTEVLESWEKIKRAEKKDQVETGGTDYFHLPLGLPSLMLAEKTQKKAGKAGFDWDSYEGPLAKVEEETAELKQAIALGMGREEELGDLLFSIVNLARFFQIDSEEALRSSTQKFQKRFRKMLELMAEKNLSPEGMDLEQFDIYWEQAKK from the coding sequence ATGAAACCATTGTTTCGCATTCTTGGTCTGACAGAACCGACAATGGAAAAAATCAGTCTGGAAAAATATAGATTACTCAAAGATTCAGCGAGGATATGGGTACTTCCGCCCTATGGCAAGTGGCCGGAGGAGATGAAAAGAGAAGGCCTGAACGTATCTTTGATTACGCCTGAGGATCTGATCGAACTTTTGGGAACAGGAACGAAGCGCCAATTCCCTGATCAAGATATTCTCCTGGTTATACCCGGTTATGTACTTCCGGAAGGTGCCCTGGTCAAAAAGATTAAAGCTCTGGGCCAAGATGATTATGAGCTTTCTTTAGAACCGGTGCCCCCCTCTAACGAATTGGACAGGCTTGTCGGCATTATGGCTGAATTGCGTTCCCGCCAGGGATGTCCCTGGGACAAGGAGCAGACCCATGAATCCTTAAAAAAGTATTTGATAGAAGAGACCTATGAAGTGATTGAGGCAATAGAAATTGGAGATTTGCATAATTTTTGTGAAGAATTGGGAGACTTATTATTACAAATCATATTTCATGCCCAAATCGCGACCGAGAATGGCGGGTTTGACATCAGCAAAATTATTGAAGGGATAGCTGAGAAGCTGATTCGAAGGCATCCGCACGTATTTGGAAACGAAGCTGCAGCTACCAGCACCGAGGTTTTGGAGAGCTGGGAAAAAATCAAGCGTGCTGAAAAGAAGGATCAGGTTGAGACGGGAGGTACAGATTACTTTCATTTGCCCTTAGGACTACCGTCCTTGATGCTGGCGGAAAAGACACAGAAAAAAGCCGGTAAAGCAGGATTTGACTGGGATTCCTATGAAGGCCCGCTGGCTAAGGTCGAAGAGGAAACGGCGGAGTTGAAGCAGGCGATCGCTTTGGGAATGGGGAGAGAAGAGGAACTGGGGGATTTATTGTTCTCCATTGTCAATCTTGCCCGATTCTTCCAGATAGATTCCGAGGAAGCTCTTCGCTCCAGCACTCAAAAATTTCAGAAGAGATTTAGAAAAATGCTTGAACTTATGGCTGAAAAGAATCTTAGTCCGGAAGGCATGGATCTGGAACAATTTGATATTTATTGGGAACAAGCAAAAAAATGA
- a CDS encoding HU family DNA-binding protein: MNKAELVSAVAEKIDFTKKDAEKAVAAVIETISQALAAGDKVQLVGFGTFEVKKREERVGRNPQTKEEIIIPACNVPGFKAGKALKDAVQ; the protein is encoded by the coding sequence TTGAATAAAGCGGAACTTGTGTCTGCTGTAGCAGAAAAAATTGACTTTACTAAAAAAGATGCAGAAAAAGCCGTGGCTGCTGTTATTGAAACAATCAGTCAGGCTCTCGCTGCCGGTGACAAAGTGCAGCTGGTTGGTTTTGGGACATTTGAAGTGAAAAAACGCGAGGAACGCGTAGGAAGAAATCCTCAGACAAAAGAAGAGATTATTATTCCTGCGTGTAATGTTCCCGGTTTTAAAGCTGGAAAAGCTTTAAAAGATGCTGTGCAGTAA
- a CDS encoding RNA-binding S4 domain-containing protein, with product MRLDKYLKVSRLIKRRTVAKDVCSGEKVSINSKVAKPSAEVKIGDVIAIEMKNHLLEVRVAATPANIRADEASSLYEVLRDEKKKTEGFGE from the coding sequence GTGAGACTGGATAAGTATTTAAAAGTTTCAAGGTTAATCAAAAGACGTACTGTGGCCAAAGATGTATGCAGCGGAGAGAAAGTGAGCATTAACAGCAAGGTGGCCAAACCTTCTGCTGAGGTCAAAATTGGTGATGTGATCGCAATAGAGATGAAGAACCATCTTCTGGAAGTAAGGGTGGCGGCAACTCCTGCCAATATCAGAGCAGATGAGGCTTCGAGCCTGTATGAGGTGCTCAGGGATGAAAAAAAGAAAACCGAGGGATTTGGGGAATAA
- the yabP gene encoding sporulation protein YabP, giving the protein MVKKTDALEHKITMENRSQINLSGVNKVKSFEAKEIVLDTIQGVLAIKGHELGIKNLNLEDTQVEIEGMIDSLHYSANKSGTTSRSILEKMFK; this is encoded by the coding sequence ATGGTTAAGAAAACAGATGCACTTGAACACAAGATTACGATGGAGAACAGGAGCCAAATTAATCTGAGTGGAGTAAACAAAGTCAAATCATTTGAAGCCAAAGAAATCGTATTGGACACCATTCAAGGGGTTTTGGCCATTAAAGGGCATGAACTTGGAATTAAAAATTTAAATTTAGAGGACACCCAGGTAGAAATCGAAGGAATGATCGATTCCCTGCACTATTCAGCGAATAAATCAGGAACGACATCCCGCTCTATTTTGGAAAAGATGTTCAAATAA